DNA from Candidatus Cloacimonas acidaminovorans str. Evry:
AATCCAATTTCTTTTTAAGCGAGAAGCAACAGACCCTGTAGTTCCAGTACCAAAGAATGGGTCCAGAATAAGATCATTTTCATCTGACGAAGCAAGTAAAATTAATTCAATTAGTTTTTCCGGTTTTTGAGTAGGATGTAATGCTCTCCCATTTTCACCCTTTATTCTCTCTTTGCCCTGAACAATAGGCATTTCAATAAAGTCAATAAAATCCCTTAATCTTTCTGGATTCCTTACTGTTGTTGAAATTGGCCAAGGTTTTCTCATAGTTTCTACATCTTATAATACTTATATTTCCTTTCCGGCTGAGCAATAAATAAGTCAAGGTTTTTCTATATTGTATTTAACTGAATTATAGATAGATTATTTTCCGATACAGAATTCGCTGAAGATTTTATCCAAGAGGTCGTCGGTGGTGATAACTCCTAAAATTTCTTCCAAGGCATTGCTGGCGGAAATAAGTTCAAAAGCGATGAATTCGTAGCCCTGATTTTCTTTTAGGCATTGTTTTGCCCGATGCAAGGATTGCAAGCATTTAGATAGAGCAACTAAATGTCTGTTATTAATGATAATTGGTTTATTGGGCAATTCAGTGTTCAGCATTAAACGCTTGGAAATTGCATCGGTAAGGTCTTTCAAGCCATTTTCCGTTATTACACTGCAATATATCCCGGGGAAGATTTGAGGTGTATTTTCTTGCATCAAGTCAGCCTTGCTGAAAACAACAAGGGTTTTGGAATGAAGATCAGGAGGAATAGAAGAGGGAGAAAGTAAATCGGAAAATTGTAGATTTGGATTAGTTACGGTAGTTGCTTCCACCAGATAAAGAATAAGGTCTGATTCCTGCATCAATTCATAGCTTTTAGTTATTCCTTCTTTTTCAATGTCATCAGGAAATTCTCTTAGTCCAGCAGTATCATAAATAACTATGGGAAAGCCATTTAGGGATAAATATTCTTCCAGATAGTCCCTGGTAGTTCCCGGATGGGGAGTAACGATGGCTCTGTTTTGTTGCAATAAGGCATTAAAAAGTGAGGATTTACCAACATTTGGTGCACCTGTTAAACAAATCTTAATTCCTTCCCGCAAGCGTCTTCCCTGTTCACCTGTACTTTTCAATTCTTCGGCGGTTTTGATAATATCTAAAAGTTCCTGATACAGTGCATTGGAATCGGGTAAAGGTAAATCCTGATCGGCAAAATCAATTGCCAGCTCAAAACGGATACGCAGTTCCGTAATGCGGGCAAGCAATTCTTGTAAGTATTTGCTCAGAAAACCCTTAAGTTGCATAAGAGCTGCTTTTTCTGCTTGGTTTGCCTGGGCTTGAATAAGGTCATTAACTGCCTCTGCCTGGCTTAAATCCATTTTTCCGTTTAAGAAGGCACGTAAAGTAAATTCTCCCGGCTTTGCCAAACGACAGGAAAGAAGTAAGGTCTGAAGAATACGATTTACAAGATTGGGATTTCCGTGACAGGAGATTTCTATAACATCTTCACCTGTGTAACTATGTGGTTCTCTAAAAACGGAAATAAGAACTTCGTCTATCGGCTCACCGGTTTCTGCATAAAAGGTGCCCAAAATCAGATTATGCGAAGGTGAAGAAAGAAGTTTTTGGCTTTGGGAAAAGTGATTGGCAACAAGCTCAATACAGCCCTTGCCACTTAAGCGGATTACTGCAATGGCAGAAAATCCAAGCGGAGTGACTGGAGCACAAATAACTTCGCTTATTTTACTCATTTAGTGTTTGAACAATTTGTTTATAAAGCTTATTAGGCGTAAAACCAATTTCATCAAGAAGTTCAGAATTTTTTCCTTGAGCAATAAAGTGATCGGGATAGCCAAAATTGATAATTTTAACCGGTTCAGTTGCAAGCAATTGAGCTATTCTTGCTCCCATCCCTCCAATAACGGCATTGTTTTCGAAAGTGAAGATATAATTGCAGGTGGAAGCCAAAGACAAAAGGGTATTTTCATCCAGGGGTTTAACAGAAAGTAATTGTATCAGTTGAGCAGGAATTTTATCTTTAGCTAGTAAGTTATGCACTGCCTCAGCCGTAAAAAAAGCATCTCCGCAAGCGACTAAAGCAATTTTTCCTTTATTGGAGTGAATTATGGCAGGAAAGGGATTAAAATTGGTTAAGGATTTATGAACAGAAGAATGAATTGCTGTTCCACGAGGATAACGAATAGCAACAGGACCTTCCTGATAACTTGCAGCCCAGAATAACATTGCAGAAAGTTCTTCAGCCGTAGAAGGGGTTAAAATAATCATATTCGGCACAAAATTCAAGTAGGAAAGATCAAAAGCACCATGATGTGTAGCTCCATCTTCACCTACAAGACCAGCTCTATCAATGCAAAAAACAACCGGTAATTTAGGTAAAGCAACATCGTGGATAATCTGGTCTAAAGCACGTTGCAGAAAAGTGGAATAAATTGCCACAAAGGGTTTAAGTCCTTTAGTGGACATTCCTGCGGCAAGGGTTACGGAATGCTGTTCAGCAATTCCAACATCAAAAAAGCGATCGGGATAGGTCTCTTCAAATTTGGTTAAACCGGTTCCGGCAGTCATAGCGGCTGTAATAGCGATTATTTTGGGGTCTTTTTGGGCTAAAGTGATTAAGGTTGAACCCATCAATTCGCTCCAGGTTTGTTTTCCGTCACTGATTTGTTTACCGGTTTTGAGGTCAAAAGGACCTGTTCCATGAAATAATTCTGAATTCTTTTCCGCTGGAGGATAGCCCTTTCCCTTTTGGGTAACAATATGGATCAGAACAGGACCAACCATAAAGTTCTTTACTCTTTTGATAATTTTCAGGAGCTGCTCAATATCATGACCATCTATAGGACCTACATATTTAAAGCCAAGGTCTTCAAAAATAATGTTGGGCACCAGGATATTCATCATTGATTCTTCCAGTTTCTGAGCTCCATAAATAAAACTGCGACGAATATTGGCTGGTAAAGTGTAACTGAAATCCCAAACCTGCTTTTTAAGGACATTATAGGATTTACTAGCAAGCATCCGAGCCATATATTTTTGTAATCCGCCTACATTTTTGGAGATGGACATTTCGTTATCATTCAGGATAACAATGAATTTATCCTTTTGCAGGTGACCCCCATGATTTAATGCTTCAAAACTCATTCCTCCGGTTAAAGCACCATCTCCAATAACAGCAATACAGTGACCCTGCTCATTGTTTAAATCCCTAGCACAGGCAATTCCTAAGGCGGCAGAAATGGAAGTGCTGCTATGACCTGTAGTAAAAGCATCGTAAGGACTTTCTTCACGATTGGTAAATCCGCTGAGACCTTTATACTGTCTTAAGGTATCAAATTGAGCATTGCGTCCGGTTAAAATTTTCCAGCTGTATGCTTGATGCCCTACATCCCAAACGATTCTATCTTTAAGCGGATCAAAAAGATGAAGCAAAGCAATTGTGAGGTCTACAGTTCCTAAACTGGGAGCTAAATGACCGCCAGTTTTGGAGACAACTTCTACAATGCGAGAGCGAACTTCTTTAGCCAGGATTTTCAATTCGCTAACGGTTAGAGCTTGTATTTGTTTCGGCTCGGTTATTTGTTCCAAAATCATTTTTTCTCCTTGCCGCCTGCTATTTTGCCCTTGCCTCCTCTGTTTTTACAATAATAATTTCCACAATCATTAAAGCGAAAGCGATGGCAAGCAAAATTTTCCAGAGGTCGTGACCCAAGCGGGAAAAGAAAAGTTTATCTTCCCATTTTTCTCCTAAGTTTTTTACACCTTTGGGGAAATTAGTTCTGGCTTCGGAATCGCTGTAGTCAATATTTATTGCCATAGCATAACTGCGAGGAGCATCAGGTTCAAAAATATAAATTCCGGGTTCGGTAGCTAAATAACGGCGGCTGGTGATAATTTCACCTGTGGGGAGTTTCAATCTGTTAAAAGTAAGAATCTGACCAATTTTAGCATTTGTTTCCGGAATTTCAGAACCGGCAATATAATCTAAGGTGCGGAAAGCAAGAACGGGAAAAGCCGGGTCTATAAAAAAAGGATTATTGTCCGCAGAAATATTCCAGAGCCAGAGTGACTGCTTGCCGTTGATTACAGCTAAAGGAAAGTTTTGAGCAGAAATGAGAACTCCGGCACTTTTATTTAATGCCTGCCAGTAGTCAGCCAGAATAGGATTTTTAAGGGGTTTTCCGGAAACGAGGGAACTGATATAGTGATGGGCATTAATGTTATCAATAGTAATTGACTTTTGGGTGCGGTCTTTTATTTCTAATCCAAAAGTGTTGTTAAGATAGGACTTCAGGTCGGCAGGAAGGTTATTTCCCAGGCAGAAAAGAATACCTGATTTACGGTTTTGTAAAGTAGTAAAAATTTCAAGTAAACGAGAAGTTAAAGGACCACAATTGTATACAATAAAGAGTTGAAATTTATCCAGGTCACTTAATGAGAGGGCATCAGGAGAAATTACTTGAGGAGTAGAAGAGTTATAAACCCTTAAAACGGTAGCCAGAATAGGAGGTAAATTGCTGCTTTGAGAGATAACTGCAACCCGGGGTTTACTGTAAAAGGGAAAAGCGAAATAGCAACGGTTATCCATTATCTGGCGTTCATCATTAACTTCAATATATCCACTTTGCCAGCCATCGGAACGAAGTTCAACAGGAATAGTTTCGGTGATAGTGCTTTGGGAAGGGATAGAGATAAATTTTTCGGCAAGTTTTATATCGTTTACCACTGCCTTAAGGAGAACATCTTGGCGTTCGGTGCTGCCATAATTGGCAACGGTGAACTGAATTAATTGCTGATTGTGTTTTTCCACCAGCTGGGGTAAAGCATTGGCAGAAATAACTGCCAAGTTTTCATATTCAGATGTTTCAGGTAAGGGAATAAGAGCAATAGGAATATTGGTTTTCAGTTCTGCAGGAGGAATTCTTAAATCGCTGATAAGATATATTTCCCGATTGGGCATTTGACTTTCGGCAAGTTTGGTTTCTGCCAAGGCAAGCATTTCTTCCAAAGAGAGAGGGTGGAAAGTGATTTTTAATTGGTCAATCAGCGTTTCAGGTAAGGAACTGGCATAAATTTGACTGTGCAAAAGGTTCCAGTTTTCATCGGAACTGACAGGAATGAGGCGATCATCGGGATTGGCTTTGGAGTTTATTTTTTTCAGAGCATCTTTGGCATATTGGAGGGAACTTTTTCCTCTTTCAGCATAGTCCATACTGTAAGAAGTATCAATTAAAATGGCAATTGCCGTAGGAGGATGTTTTCCGGAAGGTTTTAGTTTCGGGGAAGAGAGCATTGGACGAGAAACAGCTAAAACAACCAGTAGGATAATCAGCATCCTGATAATCAGCAAGAGTATGTTTTTCAGCTTGCTGCGACTTTTCTCCTGTTCTTTGCTCAGCTTGATGAAACGTAAAGTAGGGAAAATAATTTTTTGGGGCTTTTTTTTTGCCAACAGCCAAATCAGCAGAGGCAGAATGGTTGCTATGGCAAAAAAGAGGAGAGAAGCATTTAGGAAAGAAAGCTGAAACAATTATATCCCCGCACTTAAAGAAAAAAGATAGTCGCTATCGGAGAGCTTCATTCCTGTGTTATTCAGTGAGAAATCAAAGCGGAAGTTTTTGTAATAATAGCCGCCACCAAGAGTAAAGTTAATATTATCCGTTCCGTAAAAATCGTGACTGTAAAGGCCAACTCTGAGGTCAAGGGAATTACGGTTTTGGGTAGTAGAGTAATTGCTTTTGCCCAAATTAAAGGTGTAGCTGTAGCCCAAATGAAAAGTGGTTTCTGGTTCTTGAGCAATTTTGCCTTGTACACCGGCAAAATAATGGCTGTTTGTGCCTTCAAAACCAAGTCCCAAAGCGGCTCTTCTTTTAAGGGTTACGGAATCATAATTTTCCCACCAGAGCATAGACAGGAGGTCATAAAAGGAAGCGGAATAAACAATATTACCCATTTTGTAAGTGAAACCGAGGTCTCCGGAAACACCTTTAGCTTTATCATCAATAAAGCCATCGCGGATTAGGTTGTAACCCTCTTTATGTTCTTTCAAGTAAACGAGGCGTCCTGAAAGGTATTTAAGGTTAATTCCGGCAGCAAATTTGGGATAATTTTCGTCTCTGCCACCCCAAGAAATTTGGACTTTATCCATTTTATAATCGTAATATTCACTGTTCATTCCGTTGTTTGTGAACTGACTGATATGGACAGCAGAAACGGGTTGATAACTGAAAGAGACAGGACCGGTATTGAGCACGAAGTATTTGAACTGCTTATCTTTCAGGGTATTGCTTAGGCTAAGAGCTTCATAGAATTCAAGGTCTTCCTGAGTGCTTAAAAGGAAGGAAAGAGAAAGCGAGCCAAGTTTGTTATCTGCCATTAAAGCAGGATTGCCATAGGCGCAGAAAGGGTCTTCAGGATTGGTTAAATTTAAGGCACCTGTTCCCATAGCAATAGGGGAGACATTATTGGCAGGGAGGGTGTAATCGTAAGAAGTTATAGGTAAAGGGATTACCTGTTGAGCAAGTAAGAGCCAAGCGGGAGAGATAAGTAAGATGATATAAATGAGTGACTTAGGCATTAGAAATTTTATTTTGGACATCAGTTGAACCCTTTTTCTCCAAGATAATAATAAGTCCAGTTAGCTAAATAGTAACCGGCAATACCTGTTAAGATACCAAAAACGGCATCAATGAACCAGTGATAGTGACAATAAACGGTAGCAAGAGAAAGGAAAAAGGTAATGACAGTGCAAATATAGCCAAGCGGACGGATATATTTTAGGGCGGAAATAGTTAGAACAATGGCAATGGCAATATGACTGCTGGGGAAAGCACCTCCCAAATGATTGGAAGTGCGATAGATAAAGACCATAATATGAGTGAAGGGACCACCCCGATAGGTTTTGGTTAAAGCCATAGCTTCAGGAAGAAAACGTCCACCGATAACAGGCAGAACAGAATAGATGGTATAACAACAATAGAAGACAAAGGTGAGATTGAAGATTACTTCCCTGAAAGCATCTTTTTGAGTGAAATAGAGATAGATGGGAATTCCAGCAATCATAGGATAATAGCAAAAATAGGCAAAATGAAAAAGTTCCTGAATTGCCCAATGGGAATAGAGTTTTCCCCAAACAAGAGAAGGCAGGTAACCAAAGATAAATTGATCAATTCCCATAAAAAAGGGATCGAGCCAATCCCGAAAAATAATACGATTGAAAGCATGACCGGAAGTGTAAAAATAACCGAAAAGGAGAACAGGATAGAGACCTCTGAAAAAACTGAGAATTTGATAGCGCTTGGAAGGATTTTGAGGATCGTAAGACCATCCGGGTTGTTTTTGGAGCCAGGCAAGAAAAAGAACTCCTACAAAAATAGCAAGATAAACAGGGATATGTTTTATAACTTCAGGAGAGCGAGTGATACCAAAACACATATACAGAAGTATCCATCCGCAAAAGATAAGGGTAATAAGATCAATGGCAGAGAGGAAGAAAGATGTTTTTCTATTTGCCGTTATAGAGCTATCCGTCATTCAGAACCCGCTATTTCCTATTAGTAATGGCTTTATCGTAAAGGCGGTAGGTTTTATAAATTTTGGCACCGAGTTTTTCAGCGGCATTAATCATGGGGATATTGTTTTCCAGAATCCAGGAAAATTCGCTGCGGTAATAGCCCTTGGGGAGTCCATTTTTAAAAGTATGATAATAGAGCAAAGTATCAATTCCCTTACCTTGAAATTCCTTAATAATACCCATAGTGATAACGCGGACGGAGGTTATATGTTTTTTAGTTTGGAGAGCTTTGATAATTGTAATAGGATTTACTTTACCCTGCATAACTTTTAAGACCTCATTGTAATTGGGTAAAGTTAAACTGAAACCGGCAAGCTGGCCATCAACTTCAGCAATAAAAACCATATCTGGATCGGCAATAGGGAGTAATTCAGCAACGATGTGATCAAATTCAGCTTTTGTCATAGGAACATTGCCCCAGTTATATTGCCAGGCACGGGTATAAATTTCAAAGACGGTTTCAATATCTTTTTTGCGTTGTTTTTTATCGTAGGACAGGGAATGGATTTGGACATTAGTGCGTTTGGCAATTATTTCTGCCATTTTGGCAACGCGTTCGGGAATGGAATGATATTCACTAATAAAGGCATAGAGGTCCATTGTTTTGGTTAAGCCGTAGTTTTCGTAAAGTTTTGGGTAATAAGGAAAGTTATAGGGCATCATAATCATCGGGGGGAAATCAAAGCCATTGATTAATAATCCGCAATCCTGATTGACACTGAAATTCATAGGACCGCGGAGAGAAGTAAAATTACGATAGCGATTCCACTCAAAAGCGGCGTCAAAAAGGGCATTGGCAACTTCCTGATTATCAATACACTCAAAGAAGCCAAAGAAACCGATATTTTCGTTATGTTCTTTGTTATGCTGAGTATTGGAATGAGCAGAAATTCTTCCTACGGGTTCTCCATCTTTAAGAGCAAGAAAAAGTTTAACTTCGGAATGGTAATAATAGGGATTTTTCTTGGGGTTAAAGAACTTTTTCTGGTCACCAATTAAAGGAGGAACCCAGTTGGGTT
Protein-coding regions in this window:
- a CDS encoding DNA-methyltransferase, whose protein sequence is MRKPWPISTTVRNPERLRDFIDFIEMPIVQGKERIKGENGRALHPTQKPEKLIELILLASSDENDLILDPFFGTGTTGSVASRLKRNWIGIEINEDYCNIAHNRILGREIKENA
- the mnmE gene encoding tRNA uridine-5-carboxymethylaminomethyl(34) synthesis GTPase MnmE, giving the protein MSKISEVICAPVTPLGFSAIAVIRLSGKGCIELVANHFSQSQKLLSSPSHNLILGTFYAETGEPIDEVLISVFREPHSYTGEDVIEISCHGNPNLVNRILQTLLLSCRLAKPGEFTLRAFLNGKMDLSQAEAVNDLIQAQANQAEKAALMQLKGFLSKYLQELLARITELRIRFELAIDFADQDLPLPDSNALYQELLDIIKTAEELKSTGEQGRRLREGIKICLTGAPNVGKSSLFNALLQQNRAIVTPHPGTTRDYLEEYLSLNGFPIVIYDTAGLREFPDDIEKEGITKSYELMQESDLILYLVEATTVTNPNLQFSDLLSPSSIPPDLHSKTLVVFSKADLMQENTPQIFPGIYCSVITENGLKDLTDAISKRLMLNTELPNKPIIINNRHLVALSKCLQSLHRAKQCLKENQGYEFIAFELISASNALEEILGVITTDDLLDKIFSEFCIGK
- the dxs gene encoding 1-deoxy-D-xylulose-5-phosphate synthase — protein: MILEQITEPKQIQALTVSELKILAKEVRSRIVEVVSKTGGHLAPSLGTVDLTIALLHLFDPLKDRIVWDVGHQAYSWKILTGRNAQFDTLRQYKGLSGFTNREESPYDAFTTGHSSTSISAALGIACARDLNNEQGHCIAVIGDGALTGGMSFEALNHGGHLQKDKFIVILNDNEMSISKNVGGLQKYMARMLASKSYNVLKKQVWDFSYTLPANIRRSFIYGAQKLEESMMNILVPNIIFEDLGFKYVGPIDGHDIEQLLKIIKRVKNFMVGPVLIHIVTQKGKGYPPAEKNSELFHGTGPFDLKTGKQISDGKQTWSELMGSTLITLAQKDPKIIAITAAMTAGTGLTKFEETYPDRFFDVGIAEQHSVTLAAGMSTKGLKPFVAIYSTFLQRALDQIIHDVALPKLPVVFCIDRAGLVGEDGATHHGAFDLSYLNFVPNMIILTPSTAEELSAMLFWAASYQEGPVAIRYPRGTAIHSSVHKSLTNFNPFPAIIHSNKGKIALVACGDAFFTAEAVHNLLAKDKIPAQLIQLLSVKPLDENTLLSLASTCNYIFTFENNAVIGGMGARIAQLLATEPVKIINFGYPDHFIAQGKNSELLDEIGFTPNKLYKQIVQTLNE
- a CDS encoding vWA domain-containing protein; amino-acid sequence: MFQLSFLNASLLFFAIATILPLLIWLLAKKKPQKIIFPTLRFIKLSKEQEKSRSKLKNILLLIIRMLIILLVVLAVSRPMLSSPKLKPSGKHPPTAIAILIDTSYSMDYAERGKSSLQYAKDALKKINSKANPDDRLIPVSSDENWNLLHSQIYASSLPETLIDQLKITFHPLSLEEMLALAETKLAESQMPNREIYLISDLRIPPAELKTNIPIALIPLPETSEYENLAVISANALPQLVEKHNQQLIQFTVANYGSTERQDVLLKAVVNDIKLAEKFISIPSQSTITETIPVELRSDGWQSGYIEVNDERQIMDNRCYFAFPFYSKPRVAVISQSSNLPPILATVLRVYNSSTPQVISPDALSLSDLDKFQLFIVYNCGPLTSRLLEIFTTLQNRKSGILFCLGNNLPADLKSYLNNTFGLEIKDRTQKSITIDNINAHHYISSLVSGKPLKNPILADYWQALNKSAGVLISAQNFPLAVINGKQSLWLWNISADNNPFFIDPAFPVLAFRTLDYIAGSEIPETNAKIGQILTFNRLKLPTGEIITSRRYLATEPGIYIFEPDAPRSYAMAINIDYSDSEARTNFPKGVKNLGEKWEDKLFFSRLGHDLWKILLAIAFALMIVEIIIVKTEEARAK
- a CDS encoding phosphatase PAP2 family protein, which encodes MTDSSITANRKTSFFLSAIDLITLIFCGWILLYMCFGITRSPEVIKHIPVYLAIFVGVLFLAWLQKQPGWSYDPQNPSKRYQILSFFRGLYPVLLFGYFYTSGHAFNRIIFRDWLDPFFMGIDQFIFGYLPSLVWGKLYSHWAIQELFHFAYFCYYPMIAGIPIYLYFTQKDAFREVIFNLTFVFYCCYTIYSVLPVIGGRFLPEAMALTKTYRGGPFTHIMVFIYRTSNHLGGAFPSSHIAIAIVLTISALKYIRPLGYICTVITFFLSLATVYCHYHWFIDAVFGILTGIAGYYLANWTYYYLGEKGFN
- a CDS encoding GNAT family N-acetyltransferase; translated protein: MINVIPVDNKKQLKDFILLPFKLYKNEPNWVPPLIGDQKKFFNPKKNPYYYHSEVKLFLALKDGEPVGRISAHSNTQHNKEHNENIGFFGFFECIDNQEVANALFDAAFEWNRYRNFTSLRGPMNFSVNQDCGLLINGFDFPPMIMMPYNFPYYPKLYENYGLTKTMDLYAFISEYHSIPERVAKMAEIIAKRTNVQIHSLSYDKKQRKKDIETVFEIYTRAWQYNWGNVPMTKAEFDHIVAELLPIADPDMVFIAEVDGQLAGFSLTLPNYNEVLKVMQGKVNPITIIKALQTKKHITSVRVITMGIIKEFQGKGIDTLLYYHTFKNGLPKGYYRSEFSWILENNIPMINAAEKLGAKIYKTYRLYDKAITNRK